Proteins encoded by one window of Candidatus Odinarchaeum yellowstonii:
- a CDS encoding glycerol dehydrogenase has product MVEIPKILVSPARYVQGRGAIYKIGEQVKLLGKKAVIFGGPTAMKVTGDIITESLKKNGVEVVHKDDTVKECTHNTINRLASIGTEYKADIVIGIGGGKSADTAKAVAAKMKAHVVTVPTQCATNADASGLSVVYTEKHEFVEYLFHPKNPDLVLVDSEILAKAPPQFITWGMGDALACMFEADACAAQPNAKNIPGGRSTAAAVALTHLCFENLMTYGVQAAKDAKKQLLTPAVEKIIESVKLLSCLGFESSGLAAAHATHNGLTIVPGLHVEHGQLVAFCTITQLILEGRAPEEIESIVSWVHEIGLPITLKELGIGAASENDLMKAAEKACDPHDTMGNMPLNITPQMVKDAILATDAIGTEYHEKCGCGH; this is encoded by the coding sequence ATGGTTGAAATACCTAAAATACTAGTATCCCCGGCCAGATATGTACAAGGTCGTGGAGCGATATATAAGATAGGAGAACAGGTGAAATTACTAGGGAAAAAAGCAGTTATCTTCGGCGGCCCTACAGCCATGAAAGTCACCGGTGATATAATCACTGAAAGCCTGAAAAAGAACGGCGTTGAAGTAGTTCACAAAGATGATACTGTGAAAGAGTGCACACATAATACAATAAATAGGTTGGCCTCAATCGGAACAGAGTATAAAGCAGATATAGTTATAGGTATAGGCGGTGGAAAATCCGCTGACACCGCTAAAGCTGTAGCCGCTAAAATGAAGGCTCACGTTGTAACAGTTCCGACTCAGTGTGCTACTAACGCTGACGCTAGCGGTTTATCAGTGGTTTACACCGAGAAACATGAGTTCGTAGAATATTTATTCCATCCTAAAAACCCGGATCTAGTTTTAGTGGACTCTGAGATCTTAGCGAAGGCGCCTCCTCAATTCATTACATGGGGTATGGGTGACGCGTTAGCTTGCATGTTTGAGGCTGACGCGTGCGCAGCTCAGCCTAACGCTAAAAATATACCTGGGGGTAGAAGCACTGCAGCCGCGGTAGCCTTAACACACTTATGCTTTGAAAACCTTATGACTTACGGTGTCCAAGCTGCTAAAGATGCTAAAAAACAGTTGCTCACACCTGCGGTGGAGAAGATAATTGAGTCAGTTAAACTCTTAAGCTGTCTAGGATTTGAGAGCTCAGGTTTAGCTGCAGCTCACGCTACCCACAACGGTTTAACTATCGTGCCAGGGCTTCATGTAGAGCACGGGCAGCTTGTCGCCTTCTGTACAATTACACAGCTAATACTTGAAGGCAGAGCCCCGGAGGAGATTGAGAGCATAGTTAGCTGGGTTCATGAGATAGGTTTACCGATCACACTTAAAGAACTGGGTATCGGTGCTGCCAGTGAAAACGATCTTATGAAAGCTGCTGAAAAAGCATGTGATCCACATGACACAATGGGCAATATGCCGTTAAACATAACGCCTCAAATGGTTAAGGATGCGATTTTAGCCACGGATGCTATCGGCACCGAATACCACGAGAAGTGTGGTTGCGGCCACTAA
- a CDS encoding metallophosphoesterase has protein sequence MVKTRLFYATDVHGSEVCFRKFLNAGRFYGVKTLILGGDVTGKMIVPVVKKEGGVYEAKYYGTVHKAKSEDELNKLKRLIRDGGFYPFVTTEDEMKELASKNVNVDEIFKGLVLDVLREWVKLAEERLKPEGIKLYMTGGNDDIAEISEILRSSDYVIDPEGKVVDLDGEHEMISTGYSNITPWKCPRDIGDDELWKIIEKMIKEVKNMKTAIFNFHVPPYDVPPLDYAPELDETLKPVMEGGSGLKMIPVGSKAVRKAIDEYQPLLGLHGHIHEGKGAIKVGRTLCINPGSEYGEGILRGVLVTIDKDQVKEYLFTSG, from the coding sequence ATGGTTAAGACTAGATTATTTTACGCAACAGACGTGCATGGTTCTGAGGTTTGTTTTAGAAAGTTTCTTAACGCTGGTAGATTCTACGGTGTTAAAACTTTAATATTAGGCGGCGACGTCACTGGTAAAATGATTGTTCCAGTTGTTAAAAAGGAGGGCGGTGTCTACGAAGCTAAATATTATGGGACAGTGCATAAAGCTAAGTCGGAAGACGAGTTAAACAAGCTTAAAAGGCTGATTCGAGACGGTGGCTTCTACCCTTTTGTGACTACAGAAGATGAAATGAAAGAGTTGGCTAGTAAAAACGTGAACGTTGATGAAATTTTCAAAGGTTTAGTTTTAGATGTTCTACGCGAGTGGGTTAAACTAGCTGAGGAAAGGCTTAAGCCTGAAGGTATTAAACTGTATATGACTGGTGGAAACGATGACATAGCTGAAATCTCAGAGATTTTAAGAAGCTCAGATTACGTCATAGATCCTGAGGGAAAAGTCGTTGACCTTGACGGTGAGCATGAAATGATCAGCACAGGTTACTCTAATATAACACCTTGGAAATGTCCAAGAGACATAGGCGACGATGAGCTTTGGAAAATAATTGAGAAAATGATTAAAGAAGTTAAGAATATGAAAACAGCTATATTCAACTTCCACGTTCCACCCTACGATGTTCCCCCACTCGACTACGCGCCTGAACTTGACGAAACACTTAAGCCTGTTATGGAAGGAGGCTCAGGTTTGAAGATGATACCGGTGGGTAGCAAAGCTGTTAGAAAAGCTATAGATGAATACCAGCCTCTACTAGGGTTACACGGTCACATCCATGAAGGTAAAGGTGCTATAAAAGTTGGTAGAACACTGTGCATCAACCCCGGCAGTGAGTATGGTGAAGGTATATTAAGAGGTGTGTTAGTAACAATAGATAAAGACCAAGTTAAAGAGTATTTGTTCACATCGGGTTAA
- the fen gene encoding flap endonuclease-1, producing the protein MGVNIRDLVKPTPISFEELNNKVIAIDAYNALYQFLSIIRQYDGMPLIDKNNNITSHLSGLFYRTINLIENGVKPVYVFDGKPPSLKIDTIKAREEVRKESQEKWSLAVEAGDYEGAKKYAQASSALTKDMVEESKTLLKLMGVPFIEAPSEGEAQAAYMNMKGDVWACASQDWDSLLFGAHRLVRNLTVSGRRKLPGKQVYIKVEVELVTLEQVLKDNNITRDQLIDIGILVGTDYNEGVKGIGPKSALNLIRKHGSIEKVLENEGIEFNQPLEEIRRLFKNPDVTDNYTLHWSPPKEEQIIELLNVKHDFSLDRVKAALDRIREYGKTKPQSRLDQYFTAG; encoded by the coding sequence ATGGGGGTAAATATAAGAGATCTGGTTAAACCTACTCCGATAAGCTTTGAAGAATTAAATAATAAAGTTATCGCGATAGACGCTTACAACGCATTATATCAATTTCTATCTATTATAAGACAATATGACGGCATGCCTCTAATAGATAAAAATAATAATATCACCTCTCATTTAAGCGGATTATTTTATAGAACAATTAACCTTATAGAGAACGGAGTTAAACCGGTATATGTTTTCGACGGTAAACCGCCGAGTTTAAAAATTGATACCATCAAGGCAAGGGAAGAAGTTAGAAAAGAATCGCAGGAAAAATGGAGTTTAGCTGTGGAGGCCGGAGACTATGAGGGGGCTAAAAAATACGCTCAAGCCTCATCAGCTCTCACAAAAGATATGGTGGAGGAAAGCAAAACCCTTTTAAAATTAATGGGTGTCCCGTTCATAGAAGCGCCTAGTGAAGGTGAAGCTCAAGCGGCTTATATGAATATGAAAGGTGATGTTTGGGCTTGTGCAAGCCAAGACTGGGATTCACTTCTCTTCGGTGCTCACAGGCTTGTTAGAAATCTGACTGTGAGTGGTAGAAGAAAACTTCCAGGTAAACAAGTTTATATAAAAGTTGAAGTGGAGCTGGTGACGCTAGAGCAAGTTTTAAAAGATAATAATATTACCAGAGACCAGCTTATTGATATAGGCATCTTGGTGGGAACAGATTATAATGAAGGTGTTAAAGGTATAGGACCTAAAAGTGCCCTCAACCTTATAAGAAAACACGGCTCAATTGAAAAGGTTTTAGAAAACGAGGGAATTGAATTCAATCAACCTTTGGAAGAGATTAGAAGATTATTCAAGAACCCCGATGTCACGGATAACTACACGCTTCACTGGAGTCCACCTAAAGAAGAGCAGATTATTGAGCTATTAAACGTTAAACATGATTTTTCACTAGATCGCGTTAAAGCGGCGTTAGATAGAATCAGAGAGTATGGTAAAACTAAACCACAATCCAGATTAGATCAGTATTTCACTGCAGGTTAA
- a CDS encoding aspartate aminotransferase family protein has product MIKMTTEQAIEKSKKWCLHGWGFIPIAVDSAKGAVFKDLNGKEYLDFLSQTAGVLGIGHTHPKMVAYVKEQLEKIQHVLTGFVIPSRAEFGEKLAAVAPPPLTNNCMMYIACGGSEANETALKMAMLITGKKEVISQYHAYHGGTLALMGLLGQAPHRKGFLRYPGFHNIPATPYCYRCYQGKKYPDCDHECARQLEYHLKWGVEEDSVAAFIQEPITGNGGHMGPNDNNHKKDPDKVYHKIIRETCDKYNVLYISDEVQCGMGRMGKNWGCMVYDMKPDLFTTAKALGGGLPVSAAVIRKDLVPEKMKESQWHIFTMGGSPITMAAGIAALEVLVEEKLAEKAKRQGERMYKVLKEWETTHKIVGEVRGEGLFIGIELVKDKKTKEKAIDAAGAVFSKCLEKGLLLGVSAVGGWGNVLKLKPPLAIPDEQADKGLAIIEEAIKEVERKM; this is encoded by the coding sequence ATGATAAAAATGACGACAGAGCAAGCTATCGAGAAATCTAAAAAATGGTGCCTCCACGGCTGGGGTTTCATCCCCATAGCTGTCGACTCAGCTAAGGGAGCCGTCTTCAAAGACTTAAACGGGAAAGAGTATTTAGACTTCCTCTCCCAGACAGCAGGTGTCCTAGGAATAGGTCACACCCATCCGAAAATGGTGGCATATGTGAAAGAGCAGCTTGAAAAAATCCAGCATGTTCTAACAGGCTTCGTAATTCCTAGCCGTGCTGAATTCGGTGAAAAACTAGCCGCTGTAGCACCGCCGCCGCTGACAAACAACTGTATGATGTATATTGCATGTGGTGGTTCAGAAGCTAATGAGACAGCCTTAAAAATGGCGATGTTAATAACAGGTAAAAAGGAAGTTATCTCTCAATACCACGCCTATCACGGTGGAACCTTAGCCTTGATGGGTCTATTAGGCCAGGCACCTCACAGAAAAGGCTTCCTAAGATATCCGGGCTTCCATAACATACCAGCCACTCCGTACTGTTATAGATGTTACCAGGGTAAGAAATACCCTGACTGTGATCACGAGTGTGCAAGACAGTTAGAATACCACTTAAAATGGGGTGTTGAAGAAGATTCCGTAGCCGCCTTCATTCAAGAGCCCATAACAGGCAACGGCGGACATATGGGTCCGAACGACAACAACCACAAGAAAGATCCTGATAAGGTATACCATAAGATAATCAGAGAGACCTGCGATAAATATAATGTGCTCTACATTAGTGATGAAGTCCAATGTGGTATGGGTAGGATGGGCAAGAACTGGGGCTGCATGGTTTACGATATGAAACCAGACTTATTCACCACAGCTAAGGCTCTGGGTGGAGGTCTGCCGGTTTCAGCCGCTGTGATCCGCAAAGACCTTGTACCAGAAAAAATGAAGGAGTCTCAATGGCATATATTCACAATGGGAGGCAGCCCGATAACGATGGCCGCAGGTATAGCCGCTCTAGAGGTGCTTGTTGAAGAGAAGCTAGCTGAGAAAGCTAAGAGACAAGGCGAGCGAATGTACAAGGTTCTGAAAGAATGGGAGACCACTCATAAAATAGTGGGTGAAGTCCGCGGCGAAGGTTTATTCATCGGAATAGAGCTTGTAAAAGACAAGAAAACTAAGGAGAAAGCCATAGACGCAGCTGGAGCAGTATTCTCAAAATGCTTAGAGAAAGGCTTGCTGCTAGGTGTTTCAGCTGTAGGCGGCTGGGGTAACGTTTTGAAATTAAAGCCTCCTCTAGCAATACCAGATGAGCAAGCTGACAAAGGCCTCGCTATAATCGAGGAAGCAATCAAAGAAGTAGAGCGTAAAATGTAA
- a CDS encoding APC family permease, giving the protein MATEKEVFIRKASGLTRVISAWDALIYAFCNPGILYCMLYITWGPWAVGPGADMPWSVLTVFMLLPIQALYWLFSVSMPRSGGEYLYVSRIISPAFGLFASWTLTIVGISWTGQCTTWMINYGIGGMFWNGGVLARDPNLLNIGHLLGDTSLIQYGGTPETAAIISAIATASLASTFYIMYRGAKASMRLQWICTTIATIGLLCFVAIAWTAGQTVFINNINTIWSDPTIQASGYFAYTSYGAYLTDVIGAGYPGHPEIIGTIFAGTAYVNLNTLGSTYTTSAAGEIKGVTFAQGLALLGSIIMFMGYWELFYGSAYVATGSEFWWGIGYAESAGLDYAAFGTMANGIIVAPYLSNNPVLVWFVAFGFVGATYGSVLGMSFGPVRNMFAWSFDGVLPNWWNKVDRRGSPWVSVLAGGIIAWAFAMIYTWTSLLMLILWTITVWFIGWVIVGIAGIVFPYRRKDIFEKSPELVKKKIGSIPVVSILGALTAGISAFTVWVTLAPSFVYGWGIDPLSLGGTVLFLVVCPFVLYYAAYFYRKSKGVPMDLRFKEIPPD; this is encoded by the coding sequence ATGGCAACTGAGAAAGAAGTTTTCATAAGGAAAGCCTCAGGTCTAACCAGGGTTATAAGCGCATGGGACGCGCTGATATACGCGTTCTGCAACCCTGGTATACTATACTGTATGCTATATATTACCTGGGGTCCTTGGGCTGTCGGTCCAGGTGCTGACATGCCATGGTCGGTTCTGACAGTCTTTATGCTTTTGCCTATCCAAGCGCTCTACTGGCTTTTCTCGGTTAGCATGCCAAGAAGTGGCGGCGAATACTTATATGTCAGTAGGATAATCAGTCCCGCATTTGGTCTATTCGCTTCATGGACCCTAACAATCGTCGGCATATCATGGACTGGCCAATGCACAACCTGGATGATAAACTATGGTATAGGTGGAATGTTCTGGAACGGTGGAGTATTAGCCAGAGACCCTAATCTGTTAAACATCGGGCATCTGTTAGGTGATACAAGCCTTATTCAGTATGGTGGAACTCCTGAAACAGCCGCAATCATTTCAGCTATCGCTACAGCATCATTAGCCTCTACATTCTACATAATGTATAGAGGAGCTAAAGCCTCCATGAGGCTTCAATGGATATGCACAACAATTGCAACCATAGGTCTTCTATGCTTCGTCGCCATCGCTTGGACTGCAGGTCAAACCGTATTCATAAATAACATTAACACAATTTGGAGTGATCCAACTATTCAAGCAAGCGGATACTTCGCATACACCAGCTACGGCGCTTACTTAACAGATGTTATAGGCGCAGGATATCCAGGTCACCCTGAGATTATAGGTACAATATTCGCTGGAACCGCTTACGTAAACCTTAACACTTTAGGATCAACATACACAACTAGCGCCGCAGGTGAAATTAAAGGTGTAACATTCGCTCAAGGATTAGCTCTCCTAGGATCAATAATAATGTTCATGGGTTACTGGGAGCTATTCTATGGTTCAGCTTATGTTGCGACAGGATCAGAATTCTGGTGGGGTATAGGTTATGCTGAAAGCGCTGGATTAGACTACGCTGCGTTCGGGACCATGGCTAACGGTATAATAGTAGCCCCCTACCTGTCAAATAACCCCGTCTTAGTATGGTTTGTAGCCTTCGGTTTCGTCGGAGCTACTTATGGTAGTGTGCTTGGCATGTCCTTCGGGCCTGTTAGAAACATGTTCGCCTGGTCATTCGACGGTGTGCTACCTAACTGGTGGAATAAAGTAGACAGAAGAGGCTCACCTTGGGTTTCAGTATTAGCTGGTGGTATAATTGCATGGGCCTTTGCGATGATATATACGTGGACAAGTCTGCTAATGCTTATCCTGTGGACTATTACAGTATGGTTCATAGGCTGGGTTATAGTAGGTATCGCCGGAATTGTCTTCCCATACAGGAGAAAGGACATCTTCGAGAAATCACCTGAACTTGTGAAGAAGAAGATAGGCTCAATCCCAGTTGTTAGCATACTAGGCGCTCTCACAGCCGGTATCAGCGCATTCACAGTATGGGTTACTTTAGCACCGTCCTTCGTCTACGGTTGGGGTATTGATCCTCTATCATTAGGCGGCACAGTTCTGTTCTTAGTGGTCTGCCCGTTCGTATTATACTACGCTGCATACTTCTACCGAAAGAGTAAGGGCGTTCCCATGGACCTGAGGTTTAAGGAGATACCTCCCGACTAA